In a single window of the Canis lupus familiaris isolate Mischka breed German Shepherd chromosome 2, alternate assembly UU_Cfam_GSD_1.0, whole genome shotgun sequence genome:
- the LOC119871146 gene encoding olfactory receptor 4K13 — translation MESANHSVVSEFILLGLSKSQNLQILFFVGFSVVYAGIVLGNLLILVTVTFDSHLHTPMYFLLINLSCIDMILASFATPKMIIDFLRKQKTISWWGCYSQMFFMHLLGGTEMMLLVAMAIDRYVAICKPLHYMTIMSPRVLVGLLLSSYAVGFVHSSSQMAFMLHLPFCGPSVVDSFFCDLPLVIKLACEDTYLLQLLVIADSGLLSLICFLLLLVSYMVIIYSVRHRAAGGSAKAFSTLSAHITVVTLFFAPCVFIYVWPFSRYSVDKILSVFYTIFTPLLNPIIYTLRNQEVKAAIKRIRTRHINSKHTL, via the coding sequence ATGGAAAGTGCAAACCATTCAGTGGTGTCTGAATTCATTTTGCTTGGACTTTCCAAATCTCAGAATCTTCAGATTTTGTTCTTTGTAGGATTCTCTGTGGTCTATGCCGGGATTGTGTTAGGAAACCTCCTCATCTTGGTCACTGTGACCTTTGACTCACACCTTCACACACCAATGTACTTTCTGCTTATCAATCTGTCCTGTATAGATATGATCCTAGCTTCTTTTGCTACCCCTAAGATGATCATAGACTTCCTCCGAAAACAGAAGACCATCTCTTGGTGGGGATGTTATTCTCAGATGTTTTTCATGCACCTCCTAGGTGGGACTGAGATGATGTTGCTTGTAGCCATGGCAATAGACAGGTATGTTGCCATATGCAAACCCCTCCATTACATGACCATAATGAGCCCACGAGTGCTCGTTGGGCTGCTGTTATCTTCCTACGCAGTTGGCTTTGTGCACTCGTCTAGTCAAATGGCTTTCATGTTGCATTTGCCCTTCTGTGGTCCCAGTGTGGTGGACAGCTTTTTCTGTGACCTTCCCCTTGTGATCAAACTTGCTTGCGAGGACACCTACCTGCTACAACTGCTGGTTATTGCTGACAGCGGCCTCCTGTCTCTgatctgcttcctcctcttgcttGTCTCCTACATGGTTATCATATACTCAGTCAGGCACCGTGCTGCTGGTGGTTCAGCCAAGGCCTTCTCCACTCTGTCAGCACACATCACAGTTGTCACTCTCTTCTTTGCCCCATGTGTCTTTATCTATGTATGGCCCTTTAGCAGATATTCTGTAGATAAAATTCTTTCCGTGTTTTATACAATTTTCACACCTCTCTTAAATCctattatttatacattaagGAATCAAGAAGTAAAAGCAGCCATAAAGAGGATAAGAACTCGACATATAAATTCAAAACACACTTTGTAG